The following are encoded together in the Phocoena sinus isolate mPhoSin1 chromosome 11, mPhoSin1.pri, whole genome shotgun sequence genome:
- the FKBPL gene encoding FK506-binding protein-like, producing METPPVNPVEEKDTSQPQQQWEKNLDLTTQIRQQPRDPPTEILELRVSPDSDSQILENPQETEKLAAGLEGDSKSHGSASEVPEPLQASDLWYCPDGSFVKKIIIRGHGLDKPKLGSRCRVQAFGFTVGSGLPEGWTELTMGLGPWREETWGELIEKCLESMCQGEQAELQLPGCSGPPVRLTLASFTKGRDSWELEATEKEALAREERARGTELFRAGNPESAARCYGRALRLLLTLPPPGSPERTVLHANLAACQLLLGQPHLAAQSCDRVLEREPGHLKALYRRGVAQAALGNLEKATADLKKVLAVDPKNRAAQEELGKVIIQGKKQDAGLAQGLRKMFG from the coding sequence ATGGAGACGCCACCAGTCAATCCAGTGGAAGAGAAGGACACCTCTCAACCGCAGCAACAATGGGAAAAGAACCTTGATTTAACTACTCAGATTAGGCAGCAGCCCCGAGACCCTCCTACTGAAATCCTTGAGCTCAGAGTGAGCCCAGATTCAGACAGCCAAATTCTAGAGAATcctcaagaaactgaaaaactgGCCGCTGGACTTGAAGGAGACTCTAAGTCTCATGGATCAGCCAGTGAGGTGCCAGAGCCCCTTCAAGCCTCTGATCTCTGGTACTGTCCGGATGGGAGCTTTGTCAAGAAGATCATAATCCGTGGCCATGGCTTGGACAAACCCAAGCTGGGCTCCCGCTGCCGGGTACAGGCTTTTGGATTTACTGTGGGGTCAGGGCTGCCAGAGGGCTGGACAGAGCTAACTATGGGGTTAGGCCCATGGAGGGAAGAAACCTGGGGGGAGCTCATAGAGAAATGCCTGGAGTCCATGTGTCAAGGCGAGCAGGCAGAGCTTCAGCTCCCTGGGTGCTCTGGACCTCCTGTCAGGCTCACACTGGCCTCCTTCACCAAGGGCCGGGACTCCTGGGAACTGGAGGCCACTGAGAAGGAGGCCCTGGCCAGGGAAGAACGTGCAAGAGGCACAGAATTATTCCGAGCTGGGAACCCTGAATCGGCTGCCCGATGCTATGGACGGGCTCTTCGGCTGTTGCTGACTTTACCCCCACCTGGCTCTCCGGAACGAACTGTCCTTCATGCCAACCTGGCTGCCTGTCAGTTGCTGCTAGGGCAGCCCCATTTGGCAGCCCAGAGCTGTGACCGGGTTCTGGAACGGGAGCCTGGCCATTTAAAGGCCTTGTACCGAAGGGGGGTTGCCCAGGCTGCTCTTGGGAACCTGGAAAAAGCAACTGCTGACCTCAAGAAGGTGCTGGCGGTAGACCCAAAAAACCGGGCAGCCCAGGAGGAGCTGGGAAAGGTGATCATTCAGGGAAAGAAACAGGATGCAGGGCTGGCTCAGGGACTGCGCAAGATGTTTGGCTGA
- the ATF6B gene encoding LOW QUALITY PROTEIN: cyclic AMP-dependent transcription factor ATF-6 beta (The sequence of the model RefSeq protein was modified relative to this genomic sequence to represent the inferred CDS: inserted 1 base in 1 codon; substituted 1 base at 1 genomic stop codon): MAELMLLSEIADPTRFFTDNLLSPEDWDSTLYTGLDEVAEEQTQLFLCPEQDVPFGSSSLDLGMDVSPPEPPWDSLPIFPDLQVKSEPSSPSSSSSLSSESSRLSAEPSSQASGVGEVLVVKSESLTPSLCLLGDDPTSPFETVQINVGPTSDDASDVQIKIEPVSPSSSINSEASPLSAESPNQAFIGEEVLEVKTESPSPQGVYSAGCLXAPQLGAVQISMGLSSDGSSGKPLPARKPPLQPKPVVITTVPMPPRAVPPSTTVLLQPLVQPPPVSPVVLIQGAIRVQPEGLTPPAPRPERKSIVPAPMPGNSCPPEVDAKLLKRQQRMIKNRESACQSRRKKKEYLQGLEARLQAVLADNQQLRRENAALRRRLEALLAENSELKLGSGNRKVVCIMVFLLFIAFNFGPVSISEPPPAPISPRMSREEPRPQRHLLEFSAQEPVHRVEHPQHPSQGPKETQPSSTGQPSFRNLTAFPGGTKELLLRDLDQLFLSSDCRHFNRTESLRLADELSGWVQRHQRGRRKMPQRPQERQKSQLWKKLPPVKAVPTQPPGPPERDAVGQLQLYRQPDRSQPEFLDAIDRREDTFYVVSFRRDHLLLPAISHNKTSRPKMSLVMPAMAPNETLSGRGPPGDYEEMMQIECEVMDTRVIHIKTSTVPPSLRKQPSSSPGNATGGPLPASAASQAHQAARQPXYLNHP, encoded by the exons aTGGCGGAGCTGATGCTCCTCAGCGAGATTGCGGACCCGACGCGCTTTTTCACCGACAATTTGCTGAGCCCGGAGGACTGGG ACAGCACCTTATACACCGGCCTGGATGAAGTGGCCGAGGAGCAGACGCAGCTCTTCCTTTGCCCGGAGCAGGATGTCCCG TTTGGCAGCAGTTCCCTGGATTTGGGGATGGATGTCAGCCCTCCTGAACCCCCCTGGGACTCTCTGCCTATCTTCCCAG ATCTTCAGGTGAAGTCTGAGccatcctccccctcctcttcctcctccctcagctCTGAATCCTCGCGCCTTTCTGCAGAGCCCTCCAGCCAG GCCTCTGGTGTAGGGGAGGTGCTGGTCGTGAAGTCAGAGTCCTTGACACCCTCACTCTGCCTCCTGGGAGATGATCCAACATCCCCATTTGAAACCGTCCAGATCAATGTGGGCCCCACCTCTGATGATGCCTCAG ATGTCCAGATTAAGATAGAGCCTGTCTCTCCATCTTCCTCCATCAACTCAGAGGCTTCCCCGCTCTCTGCGGAGTCCCCCAACCAG GCTTTTATAGGAGAGGAGGTACTGGAAGTGAAGACAGAGTCCCCATCCCCTCAAGGGGTGTACTCTGCGGGATGTCTCTAGGCCCCCCAACTTGGAGCTGTCCAGATCAGCATGGGCCTGTCCTCTGATGGCTCCTCAG GCAAACCCCTGCCCGCCCGGAAGCCACCACTGCAGCCCAAACCTGTGGTGATAACCACTGTCCCGATGCCACCGAGAGCTGTGCCTCCCAGCACCACTGTCCTTTTGCAGCCCCTTGTCCAGCCACCCCCAG TGTCCCCAGTTGTTCTCATCCAAGGTGCTATTCGAGTCCAGCCTGAGGGACTGACCCCCCCTGCTCCACGGCCTGAGAGGAAGAGCATTGTTCCAGCTCCCATGCCTGGGAACTCCTGCCCGCCTGAGGTGGAT GCAAAGCTGCTGAAGCGGCAGCAGCGAATGATCAAGAACCGGGAGTCGGCCTGCCAGTCccggaggaagaagaaggagtaTCTGCAGGGGCTGGAAGCTCGGCTGCAGGCTGTGCTGGCCGACAACCAGCAGCTCCGGCGGGAGAATGCTGCCCTCCGCCGGCGGCTGGAGGCCCTGCTGGCTGAG AACAGCGAGCTCAAGTTAGGGTCTGGAAACAGGAAGGTGGTCTGCATCATGGTCTTCCTTCTCTTCATTGCCTTCAACTTTGGGCCTGTCAG CATCAGTGAGCCTCCTCCAGCTCCCATCTCTCCTCGGATGAGCAGAGAGGAGCCTCGACCCCAGAGACACTTGCTGGAGTTCTCGGCGCAAGAGCCAGTTCACAGAGTCGAGCACCCCCAGCATCCCTCCCAGGGTCCCAAGGAGACCCAGCCCAGCTCCACGGGCCAGCCAAGTTTCAG GAACCTGACAGCCTTCCCTGGGGGCACCAAGGAGCTGCTGCTGAGAGACCTGGACCAGCTCTTCCTCTCCTCTGATTGCCGGCACTTCAACAGAACCGAGTCCCTGAG GCTTGCTGATGAGCTGAGTGGCTGGGTCCAACGCCACCAGAGAGGCCGGCGGAAGATGCCCCAGAGGCCACAGgagagacag AAGTCTCAGCTATGGAAGAAGTTGCCTCCAGTTAAGGCAGTCCCCACCCAACCCCCTGGGCCCCCAGAAAG GGATGCTGTGGGCCAGCTGCAGCTATATCGTCAACCAGACCGTTCGCAGCCAGAGTTCCTGGATGCAATTGACCGACGGGAAGACACATTTTATGTTGTCTCCTTCCGAAGG GACCACTTGCTGCTCCCAGCCATCAGCCACAACAAGACCTCTCGGCCCAAGATGTCCCTGGTGATGCCCGCCATGGCCCCCAATG AGACCCTGTCAGGCCGGGGGCCCCCGGGAGACTATGAGGAGATGATGCAGATCGAGTGTGAGGTCATGGACACCAGGGTGATCCACATCAAGACCTCCACGGTGCCCCCCTCACTCCGAAAACAGCCGTCCTCAAGCCCGGGCAATGCCACAGGTGGCCCCTTGCCAGCTTCTGCAGCCAGCCAGGCCCACCAGGCCGCCCGTCAGC TCTACCTCAATCATCCCTGA